One genomic region from Bacillus sp. SLBN-46 encodes:
- the hisD gene encoding histidinol dehydrogenase: MEMLKQEQQNNSEQVVVEDAVSIIIQRVRQEGDAALKAYLREFDGVDIEELRVKEDDIHKARTQLPQTLLEDIHFSVERIQAFAEAQRRSLTEFEQEMIPGVYLGQRVIPIETVGAYVPGGRYPLLSSAQMAIIPAKVAGVSNVKVCTPPTKSGEVHPAVLVAAHLSGADEIYRVGGAQAIAALAYGTESIAPVNKITGPGNLYVTEAKRQVHGHVGIDLLAGPSEVLVVADEYANPVFIASDLLAQAEHDVNARVALVTTDRNVGEAVLCEIEEQLKTLPTAKVARASWERKGQVFLADNLDEAISIVNEWAPEHLHIQTKNAYDIKERFLNYGSLFLGALSSVVYADKVCGTNHILPTRAAAKYTGGVWVGTFLKVVTYQHIKPEGVDVLAAHCVRQSSQEGLIGHLRSANIRWSGKLDIE, translated from the coding sequence ATGGAAATGTTAAAACAGGAGCAGCAGAATAATAGTGAGCAAGTGGTTGTAGAAGATGCTGTTTCAATTATTATTCAGCGTGTTCGTCAAGAAGGGGATGCTGCCCTCAAAGCCTATTTACGGGAGTTTGACGGGGTAGATATTGAAGAACTTCGAGTCAAAGAGGACGACATCCATAAGGCGCGAACCCAATTGCCGCAAACGTTACTAGAGGACATCCATTTCTCTGTAGAGCGGATTCAAGCCTTTGCAGAAGCACAGCGCCGATCACTGACCGAATTTGAGCAAGAAATGATTCCAGGGGTGTATTTAGGGCAACGGGTCATTCCGATTGAAACGGTAGGCGCCTATGTTCCTGGAGGACGGTATCCGTTGTTATCTTCCGCACAGATGGCCATCATCCCGGCCAAAGTTGCGGGTGTTTCAAACGTGAAAGTATGTACACCTCCCACCAAATCCGGAGAAGTTCATCCAGCAGTTTTGGTAGCAGCCCATCTTTCAGGAGCGGATGAAATCTACCGTGTGGGCGGGGCTCAAGCGATTGCAGCGCTCGCCTACGGGACGGAATCGATTGCTCCCGTTAATAAAATTACCGGACCAGGCAACTTATATGTAACAGAAGCCAAGCGACAAGTTCATGGTCATGTCGGAATCGATTTGTTAGCCGGCCCCAGTGAAGTCTTAGTTGTTGCCGACGAGTATGCCAATCCAGTTTTTATAGCTTCTGATTTACTTGCACAGGCGGAGCATGATGTCAATGCAAGGGTTGCCTTAGTTACCACCGACCGAAATGTAGGAGAGGCCGTTCTTTGTGAAATTGAAGAACAGTTAAAAACCCTGCCGACTGCCAAAGTCGCCCGTGCTTCGTGGGAAAGAAAGGGACAAGTATTCCTTGCGGATAACTTAGATGAGGCTATTTCGATTGTAAATGAGTGGGCACCGGAACACCTTCATATTCAAACCAAAAATGCGTATGACATTAAAGAGCGATTTCTCAACTATGGGTCATTATTTTTAGGAGCACTTTCCTCTGTTGTTTATGCTGACAAAGTGTGTGGTACCAATCATATTCTTCCTACTCGGGCAGCAGCAAAATATACAGGCGGTGTATGGGTTGGAACGTTTTTAAAAGTAGTTACCTACCAGCACATCAAACCAGAGGGTGTTGATGTACTAGCTGCACATTGTGTCCGGCAATCAAGCCAGGAAGGACTAATTGGACATCTTCGCTCAGCCAATATCAGATGGAGTGGAAAACTCGATATCGAATAA
- a CDS encoding ABC transporter substrate-binding protein, with amino-acid sequence MKQFTKMFLLMVLALVLLAGCSGEKTNGNASDSKGENKSSVGTLEKAKEKGVLVVASSNDVPFAYIDKDTKKFSGIDAEIITEIAKRLGIPKVEMKEVKFENLLLELNNNRVDMVTDGMYIKPERQKIADFTNIWYTEGEALVVLKDSPIKGLDDLKDKVVGGQKGTAFLEFGQKLQKEGKIKEVKVFNSQSELLLAVNTKKIDACITDSAVAGYSITNDKTLNLKLVSPYKAEAAGNIGAAVRKSDKDLLEAVNKELDKLKEEGFVLEVLKKYGLNEDNFVPAGK; translated from the coding sequence ATGAAACAATTTACAAAGATGTTTTTACTTATGGTACTTGCTCTGGTTCTTCTAGCTGGGTGCAGCGGTGAAAAGACGAACGGAAATGCAAGTGATTCCAAAGGTGAAAACAAATCTTCAGTAGGTACATTAGAAAAAGCGAAAGAAAAAGGGGTACTTGTTGTTGCTTCATCAAACGATGTTCCTTTTGCCTACATCGATAAGGACACAAAGAAGTTTTCTGGTATTGATGCTGAAATTATTACAGAAATCGCAAAGCGTTTAGGAATTCCGAAAGTAGAAATGAAAGAAGTTAAGTTTGAAAACTTGTTGCTTGAACTTAACAACAACCGAGTTGATATGGTAACAGATGGAATGTATATCAAGCCGGAGCGTCAAAAAATTGCGGACTTTACAAACATTTGGTACACCGAGGGGGAAGCGTTAGTTGTCCTAAAAGATTCTCCTATCAAAGGGTTGGATGATCTAAAAGATAAGGTTGTTGGCGGTCAAAAAGGAACAGCATTCCTAGAGTTTGGACAAAAGCTTCAAAAAGAAGGCAAAATTAAAGAAGTTAAGGTGTTCAATTCACAATCCGAGCTGCTTCTTGCTGTAAATACGAAAAAAATAGATGCTTGTATCACTGATAGTGCAGTAGCAGGATATAGTATCACAAATGATAAAACTTTGAATTTAAAATTAGTTTCCCCTTATAAAGCTGAAGCAGCTGGAAACATTGGCGCTGCTGTTCGTAAATCTGATAAAGACCTGTTGGAAGCTGTTAATAAGGAATTAGATAAGCTGAAGGAAGAAGGCTTTGTCCTAGAAGTGTTGAAAAAGTATGGATTAAACGAAGATAACTTCGTGCCTGCTGGAAAGTAA
- a CDS encoding amino acid ABC transporter permease has protein sequence MNIINNLDFATAFKDLYPELLKAMGTVIGATVAGFVLALVLGTLIALGRISKIKWLNGFLVVFLEIIRGTPLLVQLVYMYYVVPLILSLVVQFWIPDYQINFDAFTAGTVALGINYGAYLSEVIRSSIISVDRGQTEAALALGYTKQQAMWSIVIPQAGRIALPTFGNYIIMMVKDTSLLAFITVYELLLRTQAYASQTFLTIESYTLLALAYLVLSLPMAQVVRVMERRLGRHV, from the coding sequence ATGAACATCATAAATAATTTAGATTTTGCAACAGCCTTTAAAGACCTGTATCCAGAATTGTTAAAAGCGATGGGGACCGTTATCGGGGCTACCGTGGCCGGGTTCGTCCTGGCATTAGTACTGGGAACGTTGATTGCCCTAGGGCGTATTTCAAAAATAAAGTGGTTGAATGGATTCTTGGTGGTGTTCCTTGAAATTATTCGAGGAACCCCTTTATTGGTTCAACTTGTGTATATGTATTATGTTGTTCCATTGATCCTCTCTCTCGTTGTCCAGTTTTGGATTCCAGATTATCAAATCAATTTTGATGCTTTTACTGCAGGGACCGTTGCCTTGGGAATTAATTATGGGGCATATTTATCGGAAGTTATTCGATCCTCCATTATTTCAGTCGACCGTGGTCAGACGGAAGCTGCTCTAGCTCTTGGATACACCAAACAGCAGGCGATGTGGTCCATTGTCATTCCACAAGCAGGCCGAATTGCCTTACCCACCTTTGGTAATTACATAATCATGATGGTAAAGGATACCTCACTCCTTGCTTTCATTACGGTGTATGAACTATTACTTAGAACACAAGCATACGCCTCACAAACATTCTTAACTATTGAATCCTACACACTTTTAGCATTAGCGTATTTAGTTTTAAGTTTACCAATGGCTCAAGTAGTTCGAGTGATGGAGAGGAGGTTAGGTCGTCATGTCTAA
- a CDS encoding amino acid ABC transporter ATP-binding protein, which produces MIEVNQLRKSFGANEILKGINMDIKQGEKVVIIGPSGSGKSTFLRCLNFLEIPTSGTVKVHGDYFIKPGEKFNEKHVAALRTEVGMVFQRFNLFPTMTAVENVMAAQIKIRKKSKEAARETAEKYLHKVGLAERMNHYPSQLSGGQQQRVAIARALAMEPKAMLFDEATSALDPELIGEVLNVIRDLAKEGMTMVLVTHEMKFAEEVGDRVIFMDGGVIVEEGQPKEFFHNPKHNRTREFLQKVEH; this is translated from the coding sequence ATCATAGAAGTCAATCAATTACGAAAATCCTTTGGCGCCAACGAAATTCTAAAAGGAATTAATATGGACATCAAACAAGGAGAAAAGGTGGTCATTATCGGGCCATCCGGATCGGGGAAATCCACCTTTCTTCGCTGCCTTAACTTTTTAGAAATCCCAACGAGTGGAACCGTGAAGGTACATGGTGATTATTTTATCAAACCGGGCGAAAAATTTAATGAAAAACATGTTGCAGCCCTTCGTACGGAGGTTGGAATGGTGTTTCAACGGTTTAACTTATTTCCAACTATGACGGCAGTCGAAAATGTAATGGCTGCTCAAATCAAAATTAGAAAAAAATCGAAAGAAGCCGCTCGTGAAACCGCAGAAAAATATTTGCATAAAGTTGGTTTAGCGGAACGGATGAATCATTATCCTAGTCAATTATCAGGTGGGCAACAACAGCGTGTCGCCATCGCTAGAGCCCTAGCAATGGAACCCAAAGCTATGTTGTTTGATGAGGCGACTTCTGCACTCGATCCTGAACTAATAGGTGAAGTTTTAAATGTCATTCGTGATTTGGCAAAAGAAGGAATGACCATGGTTTTAGTGACACATGAAATGAAATTCGCAGAAGAGGTCGGCGACCGGGTGATTTTTATGGATGGGGGAGTCATCGTCGAGGAAGGGCAGCCGAAGGAATTTTTCCATAACCCCAAGCATAACCGAACTCGGGAATTTCTTCAAAAAGTGGAACATTAG
- a CDS encoding aldehyde dehydrogenase family protein, with translation MVNIGSLINGKEYVGNGRAKYEVRNPYNGELVGRIDFATEEDLLLAIETAQQVFEQSMKKMPAHQRSTILRKSADLLESRGGEFAQLLCKEAGKPIRDAHGEVGRAVQVLRFASEEAKRNDGELIKMDSAVGGEGRIGFAKRVPVGVVAAITPFNFPLNLVLHKLAPAIAAGCTVVLKPAEKTPLSAMKLVQLLEEAGLPAGAVNVVNGFGADLVPKLVTHPYVKKVTFTGSGPVGYKIKELAGNRRVTLELGSNAPNIVFPDADLNAAAAGMVKGGFAFAGQACISVQRIYVHREVYGQFLDLLVPLVKNLKVGDPVLETSDVGPLITEDAAIRTESWIQEAVSQGAKVLAGGQREGSLLYPTILVNVVPSMKVVCQEVFAPLVTVIPFETEEEVIAAANDSDYGLQAGVFTSDINRAFRFFEALDTGGVWINEISTVRQDNYPYGGVKLSGIGREGVASAIEEMTEVKFMGIKLG, from the coding sequence ATCGTGAATATTGGATCTCTAATCAACGGGAAAGAGTATGTAGGAAACGGACGTGCTAAATATGAAGTACGCAATCCTTATAATGGTGAACTAGTAGGAAGGATTGATTTTGCTACTGAGGAAGATTTACTTTTAGCCATTGAAACAGCACAACAGGTTTTTGAGCAAAGTATGAAGAAAATGCCTGCGCATCAGCGGTCAACAATCCTTCGGAAATCGGCAGACTTACTTGAAAGCCGTGGGGGTGAATTTGCCCAGCTTCTTTGCAAGGAAGCGGGAAAACCGATTCGTGATGCACATGGAGAAGTAGGTCGAGCCGTTCAAGTTCTTCGTTTTGCCAGCGAAGAAGCGAAGCGAAACGACGGAGAACTCATTAAAATGGATTCTGCGGTCGGAGGTGAAGGGCGGATAGGGTTTGCCAAACGTGTGCCTGTTGGCGTGGTAGCAGCCATTACCCCATTTAACTTTCCGCTAAACCTTGTGTTACATAAACTTGCTCCTGCTATCGCTGCCGGTTGTACGGTTGTTCTAAAACCAGCAGAGAAAACCCCATTGTCGGCGATGAAACTGGTTCAACTATTGGAGGAAGCTGGTCTTCCTGCCGGAGCAGTGAATGTGGTAAACGGTTTTGGGGCCGATCTTGTTCCTAAATTAGTAACGCACCCTTATGTGAAAAAAGTAACCTTTACCGGAAGTGGTCCGGTAGGATATAAAATCAAAGAGCTGGCCGGAAACCGAAGAGTGACGCTTGAATTAGGTTCCAATGCTCCAAATATCGTGTTTCCTGACGCTGATTTGAATGCGGCGGCAGCTGGCATGGTAAAAGGCGGTTTCGCATTTGCTGGCCAAGCCTGTATTTCAGTTCAGCGAATTTATGTGCATCGTGAAGTCTATGGGCAATTTTTAGACTTATTAGTACCATTGGTGAAAAATCTTAAAGTTGGTGACCCGGTATTGGAAACATCGGACGTGGGTCCACTTATTACGGAAGATGCTGCAATTCGTACTGAATCCTGGATACAGGAAGCGGTGAGTCAGGGAGCAAAGGTGTTGGCAGGCGGACAGCGAGAAGGATCGCTTCTCTATCCTACCATCTTAGTGAATGTAGTTCCTTCCATGAAGGTAGTCTGCCAGGAGGTATTTGCTCCTTTAGTAACAGTGATTCCTTTTGAAACCGAGGAAGAGGTAATTGCGGCAGCTAACGATTCTGATTATGGATTGCAGGCTGGCGTGTTCACATCAGATATTAACCGAGCATTTCGTTTCTTTGAAGCGTTAGATACTGGCGGGGTTTGGATTAATGAAATCTCTACAGTAAGGCAGGACAATTATCCCTATGGTGGGGTAAAGTTAAGCGGCATTGGCCGCGAAGGCGTGGCTTCTGCCATTGAAGAAATGACGGAAGTGAAGTTTATGGGGATTAAATTGGGGTAG
- a CDS encoding OsmC family protein, whose translation MELTVKWDEKMAFSGTTPSGHEIKMDAAPEVGGENTGARPTELLLHAVAGCTGIDIISILHKMRLEPSSFQMDVKGERADDHPKKFTTINIHYALEGDLPEEKVVRAIQLSKDKYCSVSHSLSAEISASYSINGVKGQQSI comes from the coding sequence ATGGAATTAACGGTTAAGTGGGATGAGAAGATGGCGTTTTCGGGGACGACCCCCTCTGGGCATGAGATCAAGATGGATGCCGCTCCAGAGGTGGGTGGAGAGAATACAGGAGCACGCCCAACGGAGCTGCTTTTGCATGCAGTCGCCGGTTGTACAGGGATTGATATTATCTCGATTTTGCATAAAATGCGTCTGGAGCCTTCGTCTTTTCAAATGGATGTAAAGGGAGAACGTGCAGACGACCATCCAAAGAAATTTACAACCATCAACATTCATTATGCTTTAGAAGGAGATTTGCCGGAAGAGAAGGTTGTACGGGCGATCCAACTATCAAAGGACAAATATTGCTCTGTCTCCCATTCCTTAAGTGCAGAAATAAGCGCAAGCTATTCGATTAATGGGGTTAAGGGTCAACAATCTATATAA
- a CDS encoding cytochrome c codes for MNRLWAVVALTLLLLTGCSSDSSSSAKDGETIYKENCSACHGDQLQGAVGPTVVNMKGKYSEEEVLKIISEGTPKMPGNLLGDEESKIVTKWLMEK; via the coding sequence GTGAATCGACTTTGGGCTGTTGTAGCACTCACGCTTTTATTATTAACCGGCTGTTCATCTGATAGTTCTAGTTCTGCCAAGGATGGCGAAACGATTTATAAGGAAAATTGTTCAGCATGCCACGGTGACCAATTACAGGGCGCTGTTGGCCCGACTGTAGTCAATATGAAGGGGAAGTATTCAGAAGAGGAAGTACTGAAGATAATCAGTGAGGGTACCCCTAAGATGCCTGGGAATCTACTTGGGGATGAAGAATCAAAGATTGTGACGAAATGGTTGATGGAGAAATAG
- a CDS encoding response regulator transcription factor: MKKNATETERAHMRKILVVDDDKHILDLVSIHVTQSGYQVLKAENGIQALGILENELPDLAIVDVMMPGLNGYELTKKIRNDRDIPVLLLTAKGELEDKEKGFLAGSDDYIVKPFEPKELLYRIAAILRRYDKPTDTMLQVGSILINRKRFEVTAGASTLLLPLKEFELLSLLASKPNQVFERATIMEKIWGYDYEGDEQTLTTHIKRIRERLAKISNDVEILTVRGVGYKLEVHHS; this comes from the coding sequence ATGAAGAAAAATGCTACTGAAACGGAGCGGGCCCATATGAGGAAAATTTTAGTCGTGGATGACGATAAACATATACTTGATTTGGTTAGCATTCATGTAACCCAGTCGGGATATCAGGTGCTTAAGGCAGAGAATGGCATCCAAGCCCTTGGAATATTGGAAAACGAGCTGCCGGACTTGGCCATCGTGGATGTGATGATGCCGGGGTTGAACGGCTATGAACTGACGAAAAAAATAAGAAATGACCGCGACATCCCGGTCCTATTACTGACAGCCAAAGGGGAACTAGAAGATAAGGAAAAGGGGTTCCTGGCTGGGTCAGACGATTATATCGTCAAACCTTTCGAACCCAAGGAATTGCTATACCGTATCGCCGCCATCCTACGACGATACGATAAACCGACAGACACCATGCTGCAAGTGGGATCCATCCTGATCAACCGGAAACGATTCGAAGTCACCGCAGGCGCAAGCACCTTACTGCTCCCGCTGAAGGAATTCGAATTGCTCTCCCTACTTGCCTCTAAGCCCAACCAAGTCTTTGAGCGGGCCACCATAATGGAGAAGATTTGGGGCTACGACTATGAGGGAGACGAACAAACACTTACCACCCATATCAAGCGAATCCGCGAGCGCCTCGCGAAAATCTCAAACGACGTTGAAATCCTCACCGTCCGTGGAGTGGGCTATAAACTAGAGGTGCATCACTCATGA
- a CDS encoding HAMP domain-containing sensor histidine kinase — MKSLYGKFALTTILIMLFSTICGFLLTNTYYQNVMKERNDKKNVEIAKSIAAHIEASPQLPLSNYLSTVGKIGYQLYVVDESGKGHFYGGKYRVQDLQASSVKKVLDGYIYHGMRQFPRQTFVTGFFANELSNTIGVPFSYENKRYALFVRPDIKLLFSEVHTLLGGLIVGTAFLSLLLMLVVAKLLIVPITQLTEATKRIANENYDTQLNIDRRDEIGQLAASFHTMVGQLQENDQIRKEFISNVSHDFQSPLLNIQGYAGLLKSTDLTEEDRENYAEIIQSETKRLSKLTRQLLLLTTLDQSTRMVKYQEFQLDEQLKACVNKYRWWLEEKQINLLMEIEPTTYNGDAALLENVWDNLFDQCD; from the coding sequence ATGAAATCGTTATATGGAAAATTTGCTCTAACAACCATCCTTATCATGCTGTTCAGCACAATCTGCGGGTTTTTACTCACAAACACCTATTACCAAAACGTGATGAAAGAGCGGAATGATAAGAAAAATGTGGAAATCGCTAAATCCATTGCCGCTCACATCGAGGCCTCTCCACAGCTCCCTTTATCCAATTACCTATCGACGGTGGGAAAAATCGGCTACCAGCTTTATGTCGTCGATGAATCGGGCAAGGGCCACTTTTACGGCGGGAAGTATCGAGTACAAGATTTACAAGCCTCCTCTGTGAAAAAGGTACTCGACGGCTACATCTATCATGGGATGCGCCAATTTCCTCGTCAGACATTTGTGACTGGTTTTTTTGCCAACGAATTGTCAAACACAATCGGCGTTCCGTTTAGCTATGAAAACAAGCGCTATGCACTCTTTGTCAGACCGGATATCAAGCTATTATTTAGCGAGGTCCATACCCTTTTAGGTGGTCTCATCGTAGGAACTGCTTTTTTAAGCCTATTGCTGATGCTAGTCGTGGCCAAGCTTTTGATTGTGCCCATCACACAATTAACGGAGGCAACCAAACGGATTGCCAATGAAAACTATGATACCCAGCTGAACATAGACCGCCGAGATGAAATCGGTCAGCTGGCAGCGAGTTTTCATACGATGGTCGGTCAGCTTCAGGAAAATGATCAGATTCGCAAGGAGTTCATCAGCAATGTGTCCCATGATTTTCAATCACCGCTACTGAATATTCAAGGCTATGCTGGCTTATTGAAATCAACCGATTTAACAGAAGAGGACCGTGAGAACTATGCTGAAATCATCCAATCAGAAACCAAGCGGTTATCGAAGCTCACCCGTCAGCTTTTACTATTAACTACACTCGATCAATCAACAAGAATGGTGAAGTATCAAGAATTTCAGTTGGATGAACAGTTAAAGGCCTGTGTGAATAAATATCGCTGGTGGCTGGAGGAAAAGCAAATTAACTTACTGATGGAAATCGAGCCGACGACCTATAATGGCGACGCCGCGTTATTAGAAAATGTCTGGGATAATCTTTTTGACCAATGCGATTAA
- a CDS encoding sensor histidine kinase: protein MTNAIKYNRPEGEIHIRLLAKETGLEVTVSDNGIGLTEEEKAQLFERFYRADKSRSEEGTGLGLSIVKQIIELHKGEIHVTSTPNEGTIFTIKLPYL from the coding sequence TTGACCAATGCGATTAAATATAACCGTCCGGAAGGCGAAATCCACATTCGACTCCTAGCAAAAGAAACGGGACTAGAAGTGACCGTGAGCGACAATGGAATAGGTCTAACAGAAGAAGAAAAAGCACAGCTTTTCGAACGTTTTTACCGGGCTGACAAATCACGTTCAGAGGAGGGAACCGGTCTCGGATTATCGATTGTGAAACAAATTATCGAGCTCCATAAAGGAGAAATCCACGTCACCAGTACGCCGAACGAAGGGACCATTTTTACCATCAAGCTTCCCTATTTGTAA
- a CDS encoding MMPL family transporter: protein MRLLKEKKRWLLILLAWLVAAAALSLFATSAKEQTSPNKNAGLPETSSSIQAEKALKQYFPSSEGVPLFVVVYDKKGLKEPDVEKAITVIEKVVGEAEQDLTIIPLSKMPTQARTSFFSKDQTTFFLPVIFPSGLENKVVKTTMDGLKKEVANGLPPNLDTYFTGPAGIVADTYEMFSKADVVLILATVGLIFLLLIVIYRSPLLALIPLIGAGISYSVVDRLLGLMGKYEWFAIDSQALSIMMILLFAVITDYSLLLFARFREELEKGLPVNDAMKTAVRFVKEPILFSGGTVFLSMLTLFFAVYEPYRGFAPVFAVAVALMILSGVTLLPALFAIAGEKAFWPANPRKHAVVVKRTGKEGFWHRIGRFVTAKPWLSLVPIVLVLVLCTSMIRQVQYSFNLLDSFPQEMSSIQGFARLNDAFSAGEIAPSTVIVKAKGEVSQEQIQHLVAEFNRRASVSKAEVQGNPYAEHQRNVVKVNLVLKHNPYSEKAFDDIERLREDSAPLLKASQIQDAKLLIAGETAQNADIRQASHGDEIRILLIMTILIMVMLGIQTRSFFAPIYIMATVLLSFGAALGLSIFVFQDLLGYPGISYRTPLYTFVFLVALGVDYSIMLISRIREERKVLPIKAAVREGVGKTGGVISSAGLILAATFAVLITQPVMELRVFGFAVAIGVLLDTFIVRPIAIPALMVITTKEGAIKKGTVPQRFSAPGD from the coding sequence ATGAGACTTTTAAAAGAGAAAAAACGATGGTTGCTGATTTTGCTGGCCTGGCTTGTTGCAGCTGCAGCGCTTTCCCTGTTTGCAACAAGTGCTAAGGAGCAAACCTCGCCTAATAAAAACGCTGGCTTACCAGAAACGTCCTCAAGCATTCAAGCAGAAAAAGCGTTGAAACAATATTTCCCTTCTTCTGAAGGGGTTCCGTTGTTTGTTGTGGTATATGACAAAAAGGGTTTGAAAGAGCCTGATGTGGAAAAAGCAATCACTGTTATTGAAAAAGTGGTGGGTGAGGCGGAGCAGGATTTGACCATAATCCCGTTATCAAAGATGCCAACACAAGCACGCACTTCCTTCTTTTCAAAGGATCAAACCACGTTCTTTTTACCGGTCATATTTCCAAGTGGGCTGGAAAACAAAGTGGTGAAAACAACGATGGATGGGCTGAAAAAAGAAGTGGCAAACGGGCTGCCGCCGAATCTAGACACTTATTTCACGGGCCCTGCCGGCATCGTGGCAGATACGTATGAAATGTTTTCAAAAGCAGATGTGGTATTAATCCTGGCAACAGTGGGGTTGATTTTTCTCTTGTTAATCGTCATTTACCGCTCGCCCTTATTGGCCTTGATTCCGTTGATTGGTGCAGGTATCTCATATTCAGTCGTCGATCGCTTGCTTGGCTTGATGGGGAAGTATGAGTGGTTTGCCATCGACAGTCAGGCTTTATCGATTATGATGATTTTATTGTTTGCGGTGATTACCGACTATTCGCTCTTGTTATTTGCCCGTTTCCGAGAGGAATTGGAAAAAGGCTTGCCTGTCAATGATGCCATGAAAACAGCCGTACGCTTCGTAAAAGAACCCATCCTATTCAGTGGCGGAACGGTGTTTCTAAGTATGCTGACCTTGTTTTTTGCCGTGTACGAACCGTATCGTGGGTTTGCACCGGTATTCGCTGTCGCTGTAGCATTGATGATTCTTTCGGGTGTAACGTTACTACCTGCACTTTTTGCCATTGCAGGGGAAAAAGCGTTTTGGCCTGCTAATCCACGAAAACATGCGGTGGTGGTAAAGCGAACCGGGAAAGAGGGATTTTGGCATAGAATAGGCCGCTTCGTTACAGCCAAACCGTGGCTTTCATTGGTTCCGATTGTGTTGGTGCTGGTGTTATGTACTTCGATGATTAGACAGGTTCAGTACTCCTTCAACCTGCTGGATTCATTTCCGCAGGAGATGTCCTCTATTCAAGGCTTTGCTCGATTAAATGATGCCTTTTCTGCCGGTGAGATTGCCCCAAGTACGGTGATTGTGAAGGCTAAAGGAGAGGTGTCCCAGGAGCAAATTCAACATTTGGTAGCGGAATTCAATCGTCGGGCCTCTGTTTCCAAAGCGGAAGTTCAAGGGAATCCCTATGCGGAGCATCAACGGAATGTGGTGAAAGTCAATCTCGTGTTGAAACATAACCCGTATTCGGAGAAGGCTTTTGACGATATCGAGAGACTTCGAGAGGACTCTGCTCCTCTATTAAAAGCTAGTCAAATTCAGGATGCAAAGTTATTGATTGCAGGAGAAACGGCTCAAAACGCCGATATCCGTCAGGCCAGTCATGGGGATGAGATTCGGATTCTCTTGATTATGACGATATTGATCATGGTGATGCTTGGTATTCAAACTCGCTCCTTCTTCGCACCTATCTATATAATGGCTACCGTTCTTTTGTCCTTTGGAGCAGCGTTAGGATTGAGTATCTTTGTTTTCCAAGACCTACTTGGCTATCCAGGCATTAGCTACCGTACGCCTCTGTATACATTTGTGTTTTTAGTAGCATTGGGGGTGGATTACTCCATCATGCTCATCTCCCGTATTCGTGAAGAGAGAAAGGTGTTGCCGATTAAGGCCGCGGTTCGTGAGGGTGTGGGTAAAACAGGAGGCGTCATTTCCTCAGCAGGTCTCATCCTGGCTGCCACCTTCGCCGTCTTAATCACGCAACCCGTCATGGAGCTTCGCGTTTTTGGCTTTGCCGTAGCAATAGGCGTCC